TGTACTCGCTTTGGAGCACGGCGGCTGCTTCGGTGCTGGACTGGTGTTTGTGCCGGGCGGCCTCGATGTTGGCGCGCAGCGGCTCAAGGTCGGCCTGCGCGGCGAGGGCATCCTTCAGCCGCTGCTCGATCCGGGCGAGTTCGTCCGCGGCCACCGCGGCCGAGACCTGTTCCCAGGGCCGGTGGTCGTCGGCCACCCGGCGCAGGGCTTCGAGCTGGCGGGTCATGCCCTGGTGGGATTCTTCCCGGCTTTGGGCCAGTTCGGCGGCCTTGGCGAGCTCCTGTTGCAGGTCCTCGACCTGCGCGGCGACCAGTTCGAGCTTCGCGGCGTTGTCGAAGCCGAGGACGTAGTCCTGCCGGGAGGTGAACCGGTCGTCCTTCTCCACCGTGTGGCGGTTGCGCTTGACCACTCCGCCCAGGCTCAGGCCCTTGTCCAGCCGTGCCAGCTCGTCCGGGTCCTCCACGCAGGGGTAGGCGAAGTCGAGGGCGATCCGCTCGCGGATCCACTCGCCCGCCTCCGCGGCCGGACCGGCGGTGAGGATATCCAGCTTGCTCAGCAGCTCGCCGTCGGCCGCGTCCTCCACGGCCAGGGCACCGCCGGCAAGCGGCTTCGAGACGTCCACGGCGCGGAGCGCACCGCGGACCGCGTGGTCGTTCAGGTAACGGGTGACGGCCGCGAAGTGCTCGCCGGGGACCAGCAGCGTGGTGGCGAGGCTGCGAAGCGCACGCTCGGCGGCCGGCCGCCACTGTTCCTGCCCCTCGGCGAGGTCGATCAGCTCGCCGCCGAACGGCATCTGCTCTTCCGGGACGCCGGTGGCCGCCGCGATGGCACTGCGGTTCTCGATGCTCGACGGCGGCAGCAGCGACTTGCGCGTCTTGAGCGAGACGAGTTCCTGCTGGGCCGCGGCGAGCTCGCGCTTCCTGGTCGCGTGGCCGTCGAAAGCCTCGAAGCGCAGTTCCTTGAGCGCCTCCGAGTCGTCCTTGAGTTCAGCCGAGCGTGCGGCCGCGTGCTCGTGCGCCTGCTCCCAGCCGGCAGCGGTCCACTCAAGCTCCAGCCCGGCGTCGGTCAGGGCCTTCCGTGCGGATTCTTCGACCTGCTGGCGGAGCTTGAGGCCCACCCGGGCATTTTCCAGCGACTGCTCGATCGCGGAGATCGCATTGCCGCCCTGGTTGTTGTAGTCCGCCTCGAGCTCGCGCAGTTCCTTGGCCAGCCCGTCGCGGACGCCGCGTTCGGCGCCGAGTTCTTTGGCTTTCGCCTGGGCCAGCGCCTTGAAGCGCTCCAGGGTCTTCTCGTGGACCGTGATGGCCAGTTGCTGTTTGTAGGCTTCGAATTCCTCGCCGGAGAGGTCACGGAGCCGGTTCGCGTCGAGCAGGGACTGGGCGTATTCCTTGTTCAGTCCGGGGACGGGTGCCAGCTGGTCGCGTTGCTGCCGGACGTCCTCGAGCCGCTGCCGGATGGACATCAGGTTGCTGAACTCCTCGACGACGTCGTCCGCGGCGGCGAGCGTAGCTGGCGCGTCCAGGACCTGGTCACGGAAGAAGGTGTTGACGCTGCCGCCCAGGCCCTTGCCGGCCTGGATGACGCGCAGCAGTGGCAGTGCCTGGTCCGAGTTGATGCCGAGCAGACGCCGAAAGCGTTCCGCGAAGGCCTTGTGGACGTCGAAGATCTGGGCATCCGGGAAGATCGCATCCAGCGCCGACTTGGTAAACCGCTTCTCCGCGATACCTTCGACCGCGGCCAGGTCCAGCGGCTTGTTGTCGATCAGGTAGTACCGGCCGACGCTCGATTCGGTGCCGTTCTTGGGCAGGTCGAAGAGCGCGGAGATGGTCACGCGGGTGCCCACAGCGTTGTCGAAGGTCAGTGCGACGGCGGACCAGGTGGCGCCGGGGCGCTGGAAGGCACTCGCCGAGCCCTCGCCGACGGCCTTGTCCCCCACCTTGCCGCGCATGTACGTGAAGGTGGTCCGCTTGTCCTCGACGGCCCCGCCGGCGCGCTGGGCCGCGGCCTCGTTCGAACGCGGCCGGGCATCGAAGACCCGGAGCATCGCGTCGAACAGCGTGGACTTTCCGACGCCCGAATTGCCGGTCAGCAGGGTGCCGTTGCGGTCCACGTGCATCGTGTGGGCGCCGTGGAACGTGCCCCAGTTGACGACCTGGACGAGGGCGAGGCGCATCTGGCCGGGGTTCGTGAGCTCGCCCAGCGGGAGCATGGTTGCGATGCTCATTCGGCGTCCTCCGCTTCGTTGTTGGCGCCTTGCGCGGCCCCACCGGCGTCGCCGCTGCTGTCCGTCACGGAACCGTCGTCGTCCGAGTCGTCATCAGAGCTCGCGACCCCGTCGCTGTCGAGGTCCAGGAGGGGTTCGGTGCCGGCGGGGTCGGTGCTGGCTGCGATGAGGGCCTCGATCTGGGCCGGGATGTCGCCGATGTTTTCGAAGGGGAGGGCCAGCGGGAGGGCGTTGGAGATGGTGTAGACCTCGTCGAGGCTGGTGGTGAGGAGGAGCTGGCGGGCCAGGAGCTTGGTGATGGCGCGGTTGACGACGTCGGAATCGCGCAGGGCGTCCTGCTGGCCGGCGGGCTGGTAGTGGGCCACGAGGTCGGCGATTTCCTCGCGCGTGATCGTGGGGTCGGTCTGGGCGGTGACGTGGCGGTCCAGAAGCAGGCGCAGGCGCAGCAGCACGATGGTTTCGACGCGGCTCAGGGCCCGTTGCTGGCGCAGGATGCTGGAGCGGGTGCTGCCGCCGATCGCCTCGGGATCCACCGGGCGCAGCACGGCCACCTTTCGTTCGTGGTCCAGCTGCAGGCTCAGGAAGAGCTCGGAGAGGCGGCTGCGCAGGATCAGCTGGTTATCCAGCAGGGTGGTCCACAACTTCTCGTCGCGTCCGCCGTCAATGTACGGGCCCTTGAGGAGCTTCACCAGGGCCTGCCGGACTTTCATCGGGAGCACGCCTGTGTCGCCCGGGAAGAGGGCGGCGCCGTCGACGAAGGTGTCGCGCGGGGTAACGGTGAACGGGTCGCTGCGGACGTGGTCGCCCTGGTTGTCCGGCGCTGCCGGCGCGGAGGGCACGTCCGCCGTCGTGGTCTCTTCGGTCATCTTCAATCCTTCTTGAGCGTGACGACGGGCAGGTACGCGGTGCGCGTGGAGCCGTCGATCTGTTCGAAGTCCAGCGGCGCCCAGGCCTCGCGGTCGAAACCGGCGCCCTGGTGCAGCGCGTGCGAAAGCAGCGCGCGGATGGAGTTGATGTGGCGTTCCGTATCCGGGAGCTGTTCCCAGGCCTCGGCGAGGGTGGACGCCCCGGCGACGGCGGCGCGGATGGCTTCGGGGCTGGCCTTGCCGGTCCTCGGCGAGCGCACCCGGTCCGAGTCGCTGAACGCGATCGGGTCCGCCAGCTTCGGCGGCGCGGCGAACTCGTCGGGGTCGAAGAGCTTGACCATCGCCAGGGACTCGAAGCCGGCATTAAAGAGCACCGGGCCGCGGACCAATCCCGGCCGCTCCCGTTCGTAGGGCAGAGCACGGATCGCTTGCTCGGCCTCGCGCAGGACCTTGCGGAGCCGGACGGACTGGCGGTAGTCGTCGCTCTGGACGTAGGTGTTGAGGCTTTCGCTGAGTTTGCCGTAGATCCGCTGGATCTGGCTGTGCTGGGTGCGCAGTTCGGCCACCAGGTTCTTCAACGTCTCGCGTTCGTCGTGGCTGAGCTCGTCCGCGAACTGCCGGCTGAGCACCTCCCCGATCGCGGAACGGAAGCGGAGCTGCTGCTGCGGGTCCTCCAGGAACGCGGTGAAGGACCGGAACGTCCTGCCTTCCGGGCTCTGCCGCAGCCGCTTGTCCGCCTCCAGCACCTGCGCCATGGTGGCGCCCTTGCTCAGGGACTCCTCGATGATCTGGTTGCGGAGCTCGCCCACCAGCTCCTCGATCCGGTCACGCATCTTCTTGTAGTCCGCGGGCAGGCTCGCCGCGAGGTCCAGGATGTTGCCGGCGGCCTCGACGGCTTCCTCGTCGTCGAGCAGCCCGTCGAACTCGCCGGAGCTGATCTCCTCGATGAGCTGGCGGCGTTCGCCGATCTCCTCCTCCAAAGACTCCAGCCGGGCGCTTTGGTCCGGGTTGGTTTCGTTGGCGAGCTTTTCGACGTCGCCCAGCAGCGTGCCGAGCCGGGAACCGTTGAGGGTGGAACGTTCGCTGGAGAGGCTGTCCAGAAAGGCCAGGACACGGGCCGCGGGCTCCGTGACCTCGTAGACGATCTGGCCGGACTGGTTTCGCCGGGTCAGGAAGTTCTTGCGGGTCCACTCGTCGCCGAACCCCTTGCCGTTGGCGGAGCCGCCGAGCCCCGGTTCCTGGCGGCGGAGCTGCTCCAGGAAAGCGTCGACGTCGGCATGGAACTGTTCGAGCGGAAGCTGCGGCCGGGTCCGGGTGAAGGACGCCTGCAGCACGGCGATCACCCACGGGGCCGAGCGGGTCAGCGCCCAGGCAGGTCCCTTGGTGAGGAGTTCGAGGTCCCGGAGCCGGGCGCTGATGGCCTCGGCGGAGGACACGGCGGAACGGGACACGCATTCTCCAATCGCTGCCGCGGGGTGGGGTCGGGCAGCGGATCAAAGGAAACTGCCAACTACAAGGTTAACGCAGGGCCTCGGGAAAAACCGTTGAACCTGCAGCGCAGCGGGAGGACACTGGGAAGACCACGTGGGAGGAGACCGTCATGCGGACCAAGACTGCATGGATCATAGGAGCGGCGACGGCGGCGGTAGTCCTGGGCGGCGCCACGGTGGCCGTCGCTGCGGACGGCCTGTTGGGGCCCAACAACCCGGTACCCGGCGTGAGTATCGCGCCGCAGCCGGATGACGACTCGCACGATTCGGACGCGGACGACGCGGGTCTGGCGCCCCTCACCGGCGCGGACCGGGACCAGGCCGCGAGCGCGGCACTGGCCAGGGTCGGGCAGGGCAGCGTCACCGAAGTGGAGCGGGAAAACGACGGCGGCACGGCCTACGAGGTGAAGGTGCGCCTCAACGACGGCCGGACGGTTGAGGTCCAGCTCGGTTCGGACTTCCAGGTCCTGGCCCAGGGGGCTGCCGAGCTGGACGACTGACGTACCGCGCGCCGATGCGCCGCGGCGGGCAGCGCAAAAGCGCGCGGCAAACGCGGGCCCAGCGTGTAACGCCTGTTACTGGTGAGGTTTCCGCGACCTCTCCGTGACCTACGCACGGGTAGCATTTCGATCCCGTATCAAGACCCCCCGACGCGCCCCGCGACTCTGGCTGGGCCCCCTTCCGGCACCCTACGCTCGGGCTACTGATTCAGCCGAAGCGACGGTGCAGGAGGAAGAATGCAGTTCGATCTAAGCGCGGTGGAAACGGCCACCATGGTGTTCCTGGGAACACTGTTTTTCGGCCTCCTCCTGACCTTCTTCATCATGACGGCGGCCTTCGTGGCGCTGGCTCTGCTGGGCGTCGGCCGGCTGGCCTGGTTCGTTGCGGCGAGCCTGCTGTTCGGGGCGGTCCACGGTATCAACGACGCCTGGGACCGGCTGGTCCATCACGCCGGCACAGTGGAGCTCCCGGGCGATTTCCCCGGCGACCTGATAGGGCAGTCTTCCCCTAGTACCGGCACCTACCCGCGGGTAGTATTGCGGGACAGCTGAAGGGTCCTCCACCCGCGGCGGATCCAGGGCTCGAGCCGGCCAACCCGGTTAGAGGAGATGCCCCGTGAGCTCCGCCGTCGACAACCCAGCCACTGAAGATCCAGCCACCGACAGCCCCGCCGCCGAGATACCGGTGGCCGCGCAGAAGATCGGGCCCGAGGCCACCGCCGCCGATGCCCGGGCCGTCGCCGAGGCCGCCCGCGATACCAGCTGGGACCGGCCCAGTTTCGCCAAGGGCCTCTACCTCGGCAGCTTCGACCTCAGCCTCATCCACCCCTGGCCTCAGGCGCCGGCGGACGACGTCGAACGCGGCGAAGCGTTCATGGACCGCCTGACCGCCTACTGCCGGACCATGTCCGGACGCAAAATCGAGCGCGACGCCCGGATTCCCGACGAATACCTCGCCGGGTTGGCCGGCCTCGGCGTGTTCGGCATGAAGATCCCCCGCGAATACGGCGGTCTGGGCCTGTCACTGGTCTACTACGGCCGTGCACTGGCCCTGCTGGGCTCGGTCCACCCCAGCCTCGGAGCGCTCCTCTCCGCGCACCAGTCGATCGGCGTGCCGGAGCCGGTGAAGGTTTTCGGCACGCCGGAGCAGAAGCAGGAGTACCTCCCGCGCTGCGCCGCCGGTGCCGTAACCGCGTTCCTGCTCACCGAGCCCGACGTCGGCAGCGACCCGGCCCGGATGGGCAGCACGGCCGTCCCCTCCGAGGACGGGGCGTCGTACGTGCTGGACGGTGTGAAGCTGTGGACCACGAACGGCGTGATCGCGGAACTTGTGGTGGTGATGGCGCTCGTCCCCGCGCACACCAGCGCGGACGGCACCGAGCACAAGGGCGGCATCAGCGCGTTCGTCGTGGAAATGGACTCCCCCGGCATCACGGTGGAGAACCGCAACGCTTTTATGGGCCTGCGTGGCATCGAGAACGGCGTGACACGCTTCCACCAGGTGCGCGTGCCGGCCTCCAACCGGCTGGGCCGCGAGGGCCAGGGCCTGAAAATCGCTCTCACCACGCTCAACACCGGCCGGCTCTCCATCCCCGCGCTCTGCGTGGCGTCCGGCCGCTGGAGCCTGAAGATCGCCCGGGAATGGTCCAACGCCCGGACCCAGTGGGGCCGCCCGGTTGGGCAACACGAGGCGGTGGGCAAGAAGATCGCCTTTATCGCCGCGAGCGCCTTCGCCCTGGACGCCGTGTTCGAGCTCTCCGCCGAGCTGGCCGACGCCGGGCAAAAGGACGTCCGGATCGAAGCGGCGCTCGCGAAGCTCTGGTCCACCGAGATCAGCTGCCGGATCGCCGACGAACTGGTCCAGATCCGCGGCGGACGCGGCTTCGAAACAGCCGACTCGCTTGAGGCCCGCGGCGAGCGCGCGGTTCCGGCGGAACAGCAGCTGCGGGACATGCGGATCAACCGGATCTTTGAGGGGTCCTCGGAAATCATGCGGCTCCTGATCGCACGCGAGGCCGTGGACGCCCACCTGGCCGCTGCCGGGGCCCTCGGTTCGGAGGACGCAAGCCTGTCCGAAAAGGCCAAGGCCGCGGTCGGGGCCTCCGGGTTCTACGCGAGGTGGCTGCCGAAGCTGGTGGCCGGCACCGGCATGGATCCGCGCTCCTTCGGCGACTTCGGCCGGCTCGCCCGGCACCTGCGCTTCGTGGAGCGGGCATCGCGGCGGCTGGCGCGGCAGACTTTCTACGGCATGGGCCGCTGGCAGGCGAAGCTTGAGCACAAACAGGCCTTCCTGGGCCGGATCGTGGATATCGGCGCCGAGCTGTTCGCGATGGCGGCGTGCTGCTCCCGGGCGGAAATGCTGCTGCGGACCGCCCCGGAGCGGGGGGCCTCCGGCTACGAACTCGCCGACGCCTACTGCGAGCAGGCGCGGGTCCGGGTCGAGGAGTATTTCGACCAGCTCTGGCGCAACACCGACGACGGCGACCGCGTCCTGGCCCGCGCGGTGCTCGCCGGCGACTACGAGTGGCTGGAGGCCGGGGTACTGGACCAGTCCGAGGGGACCGGTCCCTGGATTGCGGATGCCAGCCCGCGCGCCTCGGTGAAGGAGAACCTGCACCGAAAGTACCGCTGACGTGCGCCGATGCCCGCGCAGACGCCGTACGGATCAGATAGTAAGCATCCTTGCTATTGGTCCGGCGGCGTGGTTAGGTGGAGCCAAGACCTGATGACGGTCGAAGCATTGCCGTGCCCGGATCAAACGATGAGTTCGGGTCAATCAATGAAAGCGAGCAGCCATCATGAGCAGCACAGCAGGCCCCGAAGACCGCATGCCCCGCCGGGCACGCGAGGAAAACGGAACCCTGGATCGGGAGGCCCGGATCCATGATGCGCGTCAGGACGGCGTGACCGCTGAAGGCCCCGTCGCGGCCGACGCGCGCACCGAATCGCGCGCTCAAGACCGGGCCGAGACCCGCGCTCAGGCCCGCGCCGAAGACCGCGCCGAAGACCGTGAGCAGCACGCCAGCGAGACGCGCGCCTTCCCCGCCGCACCCCTCGCCGGCGCCGCGGCAGGCTCAACTGCCGGCGCTGCCGCCGGCCGCGACAACCAGGCGATCCACGGGACCCGCGACGACCACGCCCGCCACAATCACGACGTCGTCGTCGAAGAGGTGCCCACCCGCGAAACTGTGGTGGCCCGCGAGAAGGAACAGTTCGGCGGCGTCAAAATCGGGTCCGCGTTCTTCGGCTGGCTCGCCGCGACCGGCATGGCCGTGCTGCTGACCGCCCTGGTGGCCGCTGCCGGCACCGCCGTCGGCCTTGCCACCCACACGAATGTCAACGACGCCGTCAACCAGGCCTCGGGCAACCAAAGCGTAGGAATCGCGGGCATCATTACACTGCTCGTGATCCTGTTCGTGTCCTACTACTGCGGCGGCTACGTGGCCGGCCGGATGGCCCGCTTCAACGGGGCGCGGCAGGGTTTGATGGTGTGGATCTGGGCACTCATCGCGGCCATCGTCGTCGCCGTCCTGGCCATGACCGCCGGCCAGCAGTACAACGTCCTTGCCAACCTCAACAGCTTCCCCCGCATCCCCGTCAACGAGGGCGACCTCACCACCACCAGCATTGTCGCCGCGATCGTGGTGGCGGTGGTTGCCCTTATCGGGGCCATGCTGGGCGGCCTGGCCGGCATGCGCTTCCACCGCAAGGTGGACCGCGCAGGCTTCACCCCGGTGGAGACCGTCGAGGAACGCTAAGCCAGCGTCAGGGCGTCAACGTAGTACCAGCGGCGGTCCTCGCGCCGGAAACTGCTCGTTTCGTGGTGGACCCCGGATTCGCCGTCGTGCCGGAAGTACGCCTTGAACTCGACGGTGCCCTCCGTGTCCAGCGGGCCGCCGCGCCTCGTTGAGACGATGTCCAAGCGCCGCCATTGCATAGCAGGATCCAGCTCCAGAGCGGCCGGCCGGGTGTCCGTATGCCAGGTGCGCAGCAGGTAGCCGGCGTCGAGCACCACAAAGGCGCTGTAGCGGGACCGCATGAGCTGCTCCGCGGTCGGCGCCTCCGCTTCACCGCGGTGGTACCGGCCGCAGCAGTCTGCGTACTGCTCACCCGACAAGCACGGGCAATGTCCCTGGTATGACGTCAAAGGGGTCCTTCCGGCGGGCCGGACACCTCCGGCATGGGCTGCTTCCGACTATAGACGCAGCCCGAAGGTATCAGCTTGGACACATCCCGCCCGACGGGCCCATTTCCTCGCGTGTCCGTTGGAGATTGTCCGTATGGTTAACGGGGGCCGGTGCCCGGCACGACCATTGCGGCACGGACCTCGCTGCAGGCTGGTTGGAAGAGGAGAGGCGAAGTGGAAGACCCGACGACGATCGCCATGAACCTGACCTTTTTCGGCACCCTCGGTGTTGGCCTCGTGCTGTTCCTCGGAGTCTTCGCCGCCTTCGTCATCACCTTGCTGATGGCCGGGCTCGGGAGGCTGATTGCCACGGCCTTTACCGCCTTGGTCCGCGGCCGGCGGTCCACTCCCGCGCCGGCGGAGGCGCACCGGCCAGCGAAGACCGCCAAGCCGGCCCGCAAGGAACCCCAACTCTCCCCCGCATGGGCCGCCGCCGTCGCGCGCGCCGATGCCCGCGCCGATGCCCGTGCCAAGGCGGGAACCGCGCCGGAGGTCAGGGTATCGGTGCGTGAACTTCCCAGCCCGAAAGCTCCGGTGCGCGACATCAAGGAAGTCGCGCCGCTCGTCGAGTCCGCCACGGACCGGAACGGCGCCCCCGCCGCGGCGCCGCGGGCTTTCACGAAGCCCCCGCTTCCAGCCAAGAGCCCGGTGCTGGACACCGGCTCGCTCACCGCGCTCAAGCACCAGCCACCGCAGGCAGCCCAGCGACGGGACCAGCAGCCGGGCCAGCAGCGCAAGGCCAGCTGAACCCTTACCCCGGGCGGTCATCTGGGCTACGTTGGAACCCATGGAATTCAGATACCTCGGGCACAGCGGCTTCAAGATCTCCGAAATCACCTTCGGCAACTGGCTCACGCACGGATCGCAGGTGGAGAACGACGTCGCCACCCAGTGCGTGCGGGCAGCGCTCGACGCCGGAATCAGCACCTTCGACACGGCCGACGTCTACGCCAACACCGCGGCGGAGAAGGTCCTGGGGGAGGCCCTGAAGGACGAGCGGCGCGAGTCGCTGGAGATCTTCACCAAAGTCTTTGGCCCCACCGGCCCCAAGGGGCACAACGACCTGGGACTGTCCCGCAAACACATCATGGAATCCATCAACGGCTCCCTGACCCGGTTGCAGACGGACTACGTGGACCTCTACCAAGCGCACCGCTATGACTACGAGACGCCGTT
The nucleotide sequence above comes from Arthrobacter sp. KBS0702. Encoded proteins:
- a CDS encoding ATP-binding protein produces the protein MSIATMLPLGELTNPGQMRLALVQVVNWGTFHGAHTMHVDRNGTLLTGNSGVGKSTLFDAMLRVFDARPRSNEAAAQRAGGAVEDKRTTFTYMRGKVGDKAVGEGSASAFQRPGATWSAVALTFDNAVGTRVTISALFDLPKNGTESSVGRYYLIDNKPLDLAAVEGIAEKRFTKSALDAIFPDAQIFDVHKAFAERFRRLLGINSDQALPLLRVIQAGKGLGGSVNTFFRDQVLDAPATLAAADDVVEEFSNLMSIRQRLEDVRQQRDQLAPVPGLNKEYAQSLLDANRLRDLSGEEFEAYKQQLAITVHEKTLERFKALAQAKAKELGAERGVRDGLAKELRELEADYNNQGGNAISAIEQSLENARVGLKLRQQVEESARKALTDAGLELEWTAAGWEQAHEHAAARSAELKDDSEALKELRFEAFDGHATRKRELAAAQQELVSLKTRKSLLPPSSIENRSAIAAATGVPEEQMPFGGELIDLAEGQEQWRPAAERALRSLATTLLVPGEHFAAVTRYLNDHAVRGALRAVDVSKPLAGGALAVEDAADGELLSKLDILTAGPAAEAGEWIRERIALDFAYPCVEDPDELARLDKGLSLGGVVKRNRHTVEKDDRFTSRQDYVLGFDNAAKLELVAAQVEDLQQELAKAAELAQSREESHQGMTRQLEALRRVADDHRPWEQVSAAVAADELARIEQRLKDALAAQADLEPLRANIEAARHKHQSSTEAAAVLQSEYKALDSQLTTADSLLDAARGRLEQSPPSEATAVALEPYFADFGEVLEMHELDNLANQVRTRLLAELHAAESRGQATSERLTRIFEGFVREWGTAISADHGTSIGAAGEFETRYHAIVSDGLPAQEAEFRQFFNQRTHESFSTLLHLLDEERRSITSRILPLNGILSEVNFHEGSFLELDIKQTLPATAKQFKDAIQNALKVRHTRPGKAAVPAVGSDTDDDAELTSRYKSLETLVKRLGSQTPEDRRWRAEVLDVRGHLFIQCKEHREVQGPDSKAGKGGRKRTEVFMHADTGSMSGGERQRFTAFIMAAALSYQLGIAEQGFTTYGTVMMDEAFVLASEEFAGAGIKALHEFGFQLLLAAPENVIDLSRHLGSVTEILRDKRTNRSGVLTAPVIAPGPGSGGSWRSEANPVDIILR
- a CDS encoding DUF4194 domain-containing protein → MTEETTTADVPSAPAAPDNQGDHVRSDPFTVTPRDTFVDGAALFPGDTGVLPMKVRQALVKLLKGPYIDGGRDEKLWTTLLDNQLILRSRLSELFLSLQLDHERKVAVLRPVDPEAIGGSTRSSILRQQRALSRVETIVLLRLRLLLDRHVTAQTDPTITREEIADLVAHYQPAGQQDALRDSDVVNRAITKLLARQLLLTTSLDEVYTISNALPLALPFENIGDIPAQIEALIAASTDPAGTEPLLDLDSDGVASSDDDSDDDGSVTDSSGDAGGAAQGANNEAEDAE
- a CDS encoding DUF3375 family protein; protein product: MSRSAVSSAEAISARLRDLELLTKGPAWALTRSAPWVIAVLQASFTRTRPQLPLEQFHADVDAFLEQLRRQEPGLGGSANGKGFGDEWTRKNFLTRRNQSGQIVYEVTEPAARVLAFLDSLSSERSTLNGSRLGTLLGDVEKLANETNPDQSARLESLEEEIGERRQLIEEISSGEFDGLLDDEEAVEAAGNILDLAASLPADYKKMRDRIEELVGELRNQIIEESLSKGATMAQVLEADKRLRQSPEGRTFRSFTAFLEDPQQQLRFRSAIGEVLSRQFADELSHDERETLKNLVAELRTQHSQIQRIYGKLSESLNTYVQSDDYRQSVRLRKVLREAEQAIRALPYERERPGLVRGPVLFNAGFESLAMVKLFDPDEFAAPPKLADPIAFSDSDRVRSPRTGKASPEAIRAAVAGASTLAEAWEQLPDTERHINSIRALLSHALHQGAGFDREAWAPLDFEQIDGSTRTAYLPVVTLKKD
- a CDS encoding PepSY domain-containing protein, giving the protein MRTKTAWIIGAATAAVVLGGATVAVAADGLLGPNNPVPGVSIAPQPDDDSHDSDADDAGLAPLTGADRDQAASAALARVGQGSVTEVERENDGGTAYEVKVRLNDGRTVEVQLGSDFQVLAQGAAELDD
- a CDS encoding acyl-CoA dehydrogenase family protein, whose amino-acid sequence is MSSAVDNPATEDPATDSPAAEIPVAAQKIGPEATAADARAVAEAARDTSWDRPSFAKGLYLGSFDLSLIHPWPQAPADDVERGEAFMDRLTAYCRTMSGRKIERDARIPDEYLAGLAGLGVFGMKIPREYGGLGLSLVYYGRALALLGSVHPSLGALLSAHQSIGVPEPVKVFGTPEQKQEYLPRCAAGAVTAFLLTEPDVGSDPARMGSTAVPSEDGASYVLDGVKLWTTNGVIAELVVVMALVPAHTSADGTEHKGGISAFVVEMDSPGITVENRNAFMGLRGIENGVTRFHQVRVPASNRLGREGQGLKIALTTLNTGRLSIPALCVASGRWSLKIAREWSNARTQWGRPVGQHEAVGKKIAFIAASAFALDAVFELSAELADAGQKDVRIEAALAKLWSTEISCRIADELVQIRGGRGFETADSLEARGERAVPAEQQLRDMRINRIFEGSSEIMRLLIAREAVDAHLAAAGALGSEDASLSEKAKAAVGASGFYARWLPKLVAGTGMDPRSFGDFGRLARHLRFVERASRRLARQTFYGMGRWQAKLEHKQAFLGRIVDIGAELFAMAACCSRAEMLLRTAPERGASGYELADAYCEQARVRVEEYFDQLWRNTDDGDRVLARAVLAGDYEWLEAGVLDQSEGTGPWIADASPRASVKENLHRKYR
- a CDS encoding TIGR04086 family membrane protein, yielding MSSTAGPEDRMPRRAREENGTLDREARIHDARQDGVTAEGPVAADARTESRAQDRAETRAQARAEDRAEDREQHASETRAFPAAPLAGAAAGSTAGAAAGRDNQAIHGTRDDHARHNHDVVVEEVPTRETVVAREKEQFGGVKIGSAFFGWLAATGMAVLLTALVAAAGTAVGLATHTNVNDAVNQASGNQSVGIAGIITLLVILFVSYYCGGYVAGRMARFNGARQGLMVWIWALIAAIVVAVLAMTAGQQYNVLANLNSFPRIPVNEGDLTTTSIVAAIVVAVVALIGAMLGGLAGMRFHRKVDRAGFTPVETVEER
- a CDS encoding YchJ family protein, which codes for MTSYQGHCPCLSGEQYADCCGRYHRGEAEAPTAEQLMRSRYSAFVVLDAGYLLRTWHTDTRPAALELDPAMQWRRLDIVSTRRGGPLDTEGTVEFKAYFRHDGESGVHHETSSFRREDRRWYYVDALTLA